The stretch of DNA GGAGAAGGGAAACATAATGAACGTATTACGTAAGAAATCCGTCGAGCAGACGCTGGCGGAAACAGAGGAGTCGGGACGCTCCCTGAAACGAGACCTGACTTGGTGGGATTTGGCCATTATGGGCGTGGCCGTGGCAGTCGGCGCGGGTATCTTCTCCATCGGCGCCCAGGCGGCCGCCTTCCATGCGGGTCCGGCCGTAATCATCAGCTTCCTCATCGCAGGCGTGGTATGCGGCGCGGCCGTAATGTGCTACGCCGAATTTGCGTCCATGATTCCGGTTGCAGGATCTGCCTACACCTTCACTTACACCACCGTCGGTGAGATCGTCGCGTGGGTGATCGGCTGGGATCTGATCCTTGAAATGCTGATGGCAGGCTCTGTCGTCTCCAAATACTGGGGCGTCTATCTCAACGATTTCTTCCGACTTGTCGGATGGAATATCAATACCAACGTCACCGTCGGATCATTCAATTTCGATTTCGCGCCAATCATCGTCGTAGCTTTCTTCACAGCACTTTTGGTGTGTGGCACGAAAATCGGCGCACGAGTCGACGGCGCGCTCACCATACTGAAAATCGCCATCGTACTATTCGTGGTAATCGTCGGATTCTTCTACGTCAAAGCCGAAAACTTCACCCCATTCATTCCACCGAGCGAACCGGCGACCGCCACCGGATCCGGCTTGACCGCAACCATGGAGCAGCCATTATGGCAGTGGGTCACCGGCATGACCCCCAGCATTTACGGCGTTGCCGGCATCATCTCCGGAGCCGCGCTCGTGTTCTTCGCGTTCCTCGGCTTTGATGTGGTCGCCACCACCTCCGAAGAAACCGTCAATCCGAAGAAGAACGTTCCGCTGGGCATCGGCGTGGGCATGGGATTGATCATCGTGCTCTACACCCTCGTCGCCATCGTCACCACCGGCATGGTCTCCTACAAAGACCTCGCCAAGCAGAAAGACCCGTCGCTCGCCACGGCATTCGAAATGGTCGGCGCTGACTGGGCCGCCAAAATCATAAGTTTTGGCATTGTGATCGGCCTGGCCACCGTGGTCATGGTGCTGCTGCTCGGCCTGACCCGCGTGGTGTTCGCCATGAGCCGAGACGGCCTGCTGCCGCGCTCGTTCAGTCACACAGGCAAGCACGGCACTCCAGTACGTCTGCAGATTGCCGTCGGCGCGGTCATGGCACTCATCGCAGCCAGCTGCAACGTCAGTATCCTTGCCGACATGGTGAACATCGGCACGCTGTCGGCATTCACCCTTGTTTCAATCTCTATTCCGATCATGCGCAAGAAGCGCCCCGACCTGAAGCGAGTCTTCAAAATCCCCGGCAATCCATGGGTGCCTATCCTCATCGCGCTCGCCAACATCTGGCTCATGCTCAACCTGAGCGTGCTTACTTGGATTCGATTCGTGGTCTGGCTTGCGGTTGGCTTCTGCATCTACTTCGGCTACGGCTACCGCCACGCCCGACTCGGCACGGGAGAACTGGAAGTTGGCAATCAAGAGTAGTCTTGAACGGTAAGTGTTAAGGAGGTAACCATGCCATACGTTGTCGCTCAGCCGTGCGTCGATGTCAAAGACAAGGCCTGCGTGGACGAATGCCCGGTCGATTGCATCTACGAGGGCTCCCGTTCCCTGTATATCAATCCGAACGAATGCGTGGATTGCGGCGCATGCGAACCGGTGTGCCCGACCGAAGCCATCTTCTATGAAGATGATCTGCCAGACGAGTGGGCTTGGTATAAGGATGCCGCAGTCAGCTTCTTTGCTGAAGTCGGCGATATGGGCGGCGCTTCCGCAGCCGGCCCGATCGGTAAGGATCCGGAGCAGGTAGCTGCTCTGCCGCCGCAAAATCAGTGATCGGCATTTGAAAGCGGCCTTTTCCCGTTGGAAGAGGCCGCATATTTTTTGTTTATAGAGGATAATAAGGAGTTTTCACGATGGGCTTTCATGAGTTTTCTTCGCCATACGATTGGTCGCGTATCGCAGCATACAAGCGCACGGCAAAAGCCGCGTTCGGAGGCATGATCGACCTGTCCGTGGGGTCTCCCGTCGATCCCGTGCCCGATTCGGTGTGCAAGGCGCTCGCAGTGGCGGCGAATGATCCGAATGCGTATGGATATCCGGTTACTGCAGGTACTGCCGATTTACGTGCTGCGATTGCTGAATGGTTTTCGGCGACTCGCAATGTTGATTTGCAGGCGATTCATGCTGATGTGGTGCCTACAGTCGGCTCCAAAGAGGGCGTTGCGTTGATGGCATCGCTGCTGCATTTCGGCGAGGATGATGTTGTGGTGCAGCCGAAGGTTTCGTACCCGACGTATGAGATCGGCACGCAGTTGGCTGGGGCGCAGGTGCTTAAGGTCGACGATGTGGCTGATGTTGCGTCGTGGCGCGATGTGCCTGGCGTCAAAGCGGTGTGGGTGAATTCCCCTTGCAATCCGACGGGCGAGGTGTATTCGGCCGAACGGATGGCTGGCATTGTCGCAGCTGCTCGTGAGATCGGCGCGGTGGTGCTTTCCGACGAATGCTATGCGCTGATGCAGTGGAGGGGTGCTGTGAATGGCGCTGAAGGTGATGCTGATTCACTTGCGTCGACGCCGTGCGCGCTGCGTGGCGATGTGTGTTTGGGCTCCGCCGAGGGCGTGCTGGTGCTTTATTCGTTGAGCAAGCAGAGCAATATGGCTGGGTATCGTACTGCGTTCATTGCCGGAGATGAGTCTTTGATTGCGTCGATGAGTGCATATCGCAAGCAGATTGGTCAGATTATTCCCGGTCCGGTGCAGGCTGCGATGGCTGCCGGATTGCGTGATCTGGAATCCGTCAAGGTTCAGCATGCGCGCTATCGGGAACGTCTCGGCGTGTTGGTGAGCGCGTTGCGTGCTTACGGATACTGCACCGACATGCCGGACGGTGCGTTGTATGTGTGGGTGAGGGCCAAGTCGGGCGATTGCTGGACCGATATGGAGCAGCTTGCCAAGATCGGCATCATCGCCAGCCCCGGCGAGTTCTATGGTGCTCCGGAATGTCTGCGCTTCTCCGCCACCGCCAGCGACGAGGCGATCGCTTCCGCCGCTGAACGCTTGGCACGCTAAGCCAATACGTAAAAGGGCTTCCAGCAATCGCTGGAAGCCCTTATCCGCGGAGTCAGAGGGATTCGAACCCTCGAGCCGCTAAAAACGACTAACACCTTAGCAGGGTGCCCCTATCGGCCACTCAGGCATGACTCCACTGTTTTTACCGTTTTCACGGCGCAACAGCATGCAACTATACCATCTATTCGCGGGCAAAACACCATATCTCGAAAAAAAGATGGAAGAACGTTGGAACGTCAAGGAAAATCCGTGCCGTATGCATGTGTGTGCCTTATGAAACCGCAACTGTCGACACGCCGGTTTCGTAAGATAAACTGCGATGTTCGAACATTTGTTTCAATAGAATGTGGAAAACAGCTATCATGGAATCATGAGTACCGCACCGAGAATCGCAGCAGCCAAACGTGACTGGGGGCATGACGAGGCTGGATGCACGGTGCTGCATATCGACATGGATGCTTTCTATGCATCTTTGGAAGTGGCCCGGCATCCGGAGTACCGCGGCAAGCCGGTAATCATCGGCGTGGGCAATCGTTCGGTGGTGTCCGCGGCCAGCTATGAGGCACGGCAATACGGCATCAACTCGGCCATGGCGAGTTCCAGGGCGCAAAAGCTATGCCCGAACGGCATTTTCCTTCCGATCGACATGAGCTACTATCGCGCGATGTCGCATCGCATTTTCAAGGAAGTGTTCAGCCGGATTACCGGCCGTATCGAACAGGTATCGGTTGACGAATGCTATATGGACGTTTCCGGAGCGTTGCTGCAGTGGGGCAGTCCCAGTGCCATTGGGGCGTGGATACGTGAACAGGT from Bifidobacterium catenulatum PV20-2 encodes:
- a CDS encoding APC family permease; protein product: MNVLRKKSVEQTLAETEESGRSLKRDLTWWDLAIMGVAVAVGAGIFSIGAQAAAFHAGPAVIISFLIAGVVCGAAVMCYAEFASMIPVAGSAYTFTYTTVGEIVAWVIGWDLILEMLMAGSVVSKYWGVYLNDFFRLVGWNINTNVTVGSFNFDFAPIIVVAFFTALLVCGTKIGARVDGALTILKIAIVLFVVIVGFFYVKAENFTPFIPPSEPATATGSGLTATMEQPLWQWVTGMTPSIYGVAGIISGAALVFFAFLGFDVVATTSEETVNPKKNVPLGIGVGMGLIIVLYTLVAIVTTGMVSYKDLAKQKDPSLATAFEMVGADWAAKIISFGIVIGLATVVMVLLLGLTRVVFAMSRDGLLPRSFSHTGKHGTPVRLQIAVGAVMALIAASCNVSILADMVNIGTLSAFTLVSISIPIMRKKRPDLKRVFKIPGNPWVPILIALANIWLMLNLSVLTWIRFVVWLAVGFCIYFGYGYRHARLGTGELEVGNQE
- the fdxA gene encoding ferredoxin, whose translation is MPYVVAQPCVDVKDKACVDECPVDCIYEGSRSLYINPNECVDCGACEPVCPTEAIFYEDDLPDEWAWYKDAAVSFFAEVGDMGGASAAGPIGKDPEQVAALPPQNQ
- the dapC gene encoding succinyldiaminopimelate transaminase, which gives rise to MGFHEFSSPYDWSRIAAYKRTAKAAFGGMIDLSVGSPVDPVPDSVCKALAVAANDPNAYGYPVTAGTADLRAAIAEWFSATRNVDLQAIHADVVPTVGSKEGVALMASLLHFGEDDVVVQPKVSYPTYEIGTQLAGAQVLKVDDVADVASWRDVPGVKAVWVNSPCNPTGEVYSAERMAGIVAAAREIGAVVLSDECYALMQWRGAVNGAEGDADSLASTPCALRGDVCLGSAEGVLVLYSLSKQSNMAGYRTAFIAGDESLIASMSAYRKQIGQIIPGPVQAAMAAGLRDLESVKVQHARYRERLGVLVSALRAYGYCTDMPDGALYVWVRAKSGDCWTDMEQLAKIGIIASPGEFYGAPECLRFSATASDEAIASAAERLAR